ATGGATCAACGCTGTGCGCTGCCGCTCCCTTGCGATGGACAAGCATTCCAAGCGCGCCGGCTTTGGGAACGAGATTCACATCTGTACGAGCGTGCACATTACCATGTTCCACATCAAGGAACCAGTGGGAATAGTTCACAACCCCGTTGCCGACAAACAGTGTTTTCTCACACAAGTCCTCGATGAGACGCTGAGGAGAGATCACACATTCGTCATCCTGCAGGCGCGGCAACCCGTCACGCCAATGATAACGGGCAGCATAAACCTCTTTTTTGCGGGCATCAATGACGGCCACAACAGGAAAGCTTGATGGACCGTTGGCAAAAGCAACAACTTCAAGAGAGGACACCGGATAAATCGGCTTTTTCAATGCCAGGGCAAGCCCCTGTATGGTTGCCAGACCAACACGCAATCCGGTAAATGAACCGGGACCGGCAACAACACATAATCCATCAAGCCGGTCAGGCTGCACTCCAGCCTCATTGAGGACAAAATCCGTGTAGCGCAACAGATAGTCGGAATGTGTTTTACCCGACACATCCAGGGTTATTTCAGCCAGAACCCGATCATCTCGGCATAATGCCACACTGCCACAGGGTGTTGAGCTATCCAGGCACAGGAGCAACGCCATCAACCACTCCCCTGCATAAACAATCGAACAATATCGTTGTAAAATGCCAAAAGCATCAGCATGAGCAACAGTCCCAAACCAATCTGCTGCATCACCTCACGCGCCCGTAACGACAAGGGACGTCGCCAGACAATCTCAACAAGATTGAAAAACAAGTGGCCACCATCCAGAACCGGAATCGGCAACAAATTAAGGATACCCAGCTGAATACTCAAAAACGACAACACAGTCAGGATCGTACTGAAATCTGTTTGTGCAGCCTGCCCGGCGATCTGCATCACCATGATTGGACCACCGATATTATCCGCAGGGACATGACCGGCAACGAGCTTACGAAGAAAAACCAGAGTCAGATCAATCAACTCCCCCGTGCGATGAACACCGATTTGCAGCGCTTCAAAAAAACCGTATTTACGCTCTTCCATCATCTGTTGCGGCGTAATACCGATGAGCCAAACGCCATTTTTCGCCTTCGGCGCGATGGCAAACTCCATCAGCTGACCGGAACGGTGGACGACAAAGCGCGCTTCCTTGCCGGCCAACTGCTGAATCACGTTATGCAACTGATACCAGGAGTCAATGGAGGTCTCATCAATACGTAAAATCCTGTCACCAACTTGCAGTCCGGCTTTCTGAGCCGGCATATCAGCACTGACGGTTCCAATCACTGCTTCGCGCATCGGCATCAGACCAAGGGACTGCAACCCTTCCAGACTGCCGTTGTCCGCCGGCACATCAAGCGTTATGGTTTGTCCCTGACGGTCGATGGTAAAATGCAACTGAGTGCCCACCAGGGGGATCAGCGCCTTATCCGTCTGCGTCCAGGTCGTCACCTCATGGTCATTAACGGAAACAATGCAGTCGCCCGTTTGAAAACCGGCGTTGGCCGCATCGGAAGTCTCGAGGACATAGCCGATACACGGAGGGTCATTGAGAAATGTCGGCACATTGACGCCGACCATATAGGCCAAAGGCAATAACAACAGAGGTAGAAGCAGGTTCATGATCGGTCCGGCCGCGACAATCGCCATGCGCCGAGAAACCGCTTTTTCCGCAAAGGAGCGTTTTTTCTCCTCCTCAGTGAGCGGTTCATCCTCCTCGCCCACCCCTTCGCCAAGCATTTGCACATAGCCGCCAAGCGGAATAAGACTGATCAAGTACTCGGTCTCTCCCCAGGTCCGGCTGACGATGCGCGGGCCAAAGCCCAATGAAAATTTAAGGACTTTCACCCCGGCCAGCTTTGCCACGCAGAAATGACCAAGTTCATGAATAAAAACCAGAACGCCAAGCATCAGGATGCCAGCTACAACGGTTATCATAAATCCTCCTGTCAGCGTCCCTGAGCGATCAGTTGCCGAGCGATACAACGTGCTCGGTCATCACAATGCAACACATCCTCAATAGAATGAATCGGCTCATTGTGATATTGGTCAAGAACCTGACGAATCACGGATGAAATATGCAGATAGTGAATCTTCTGCTGTAAGAACTCATCGACGGCCACCTCGTTGGCCGCATTAAGAACAATGGGTGCCGAACCGCCGGCACTAAGGGCTTCATAGGCCAGTTTCAGGCAAGGAAACAGTTCCAGATCCGGACGACTGAAGCTCAAATCTGCCCATTGGCACAAATCAAGGGCCGGTAACGACAAGGGTAGACGGTCCGGCCAGGCCAACGCATAGGCAATGGGGGTTTTCATATCGGGAACCCCCAACTGAGCCACAACCGCCCCATCCACATATTCAACCATCGAATGGACAATACTTTGCGGATGGATGTGCACATCAATGCGCTCAGCCGGGATATTAAATAACCAATACGCTTCAATGACCTCCAGCCCCTTATTCATCATCGTTGCCGAGTCAATGGTGATCTTCGCCCCCATGGACCAGTTAGGATGATTCAGGGCCTGTTCCAAGGTGACATGCTCAAGTTGTTCACGACTGAATTCACGAAAGGGACCACCTGATGCCGTTAAGATCAGACGTCGGATGTCGCCATGCTGGTGCCCTGAAAGGGACTGGTAGATGGCTGAATGCTCGCTGTCCACCGGCAGCAGATTGACGTTGTGACGCTGCACAGCGTCCATGACTAAGGCTCCAGCCGTAACCAGAGTTTCTTTGTTGGCCAGGGCAATATCTTTCCCCGCTTTGATAGCAGCCATGGTCGGCACCAGTCCGGCCGCCCCAACGATGGCCGAAACCACCATCTGCGCCTGCGGGTGGGTTGCACAACTGACGGCACCATCGACCCCCGCAACAATGTCGACCGGACAATCCTGCAAAAGTGCGTGTAGCCGTGGTCTGTCAGCCGGATCAGCCACCGAAACAACTTCCGGTTTAAAGCGGCGCACTTGATCGGCCAACAAATCGATCTGCCGCCCGGCACTCAAGGCGACAACACGAAACTTATCCGGGAACTCTGCAACCACATCAAGAGTGCTGACGCCTATGGAACCGGTGGAACCGAGCACGCTGATTGATTTCATTGCATTTGCTCTCTCTATCACCACAGTAGACAAAAATAGACACAGGGGAACGTGAACAACAGACTGTCGAGTCGATCAAGCATTCCGCCATGACCGGGAAACAACGCCCCTGAATCTTTGCTGTCGGCGCTGCGTTTCACCATGGATTCGAATAAGTCGCCAAGTTGACCAAAAACGCCGACAAGGGCACCAACAACAACGGCTCTGCTGAGCGACGCGTCAGGAATAAGCCATGGGATGACGACCGAGGCACACAGGACACTGCCGACAAAACCGCCGAGGGCTCCCTCAATACTTTTTTTCGGACTAATTTGTGGATACAGCCGGTGACGGCCTAATGCCGTACCGACGAAGTAGGCGCAGGAATCACACACCATGGTTGCCATCAGGACCAGTAAGACCCAGATGCGGCCATGCTCAACTCCGTGTAACGCAGCAAAATAGCTCATCAGTAAAGGAATATACAACCAGCCGACGACAATCTGGCCCAACTCGAGGATAACACGACTAAGGTTTTGATAACGTGCCAAAAAAACCAGGGAAAAAACCAGAAAGGATCCGGTAAGAACATGCTGTGCATCACTTGGCCAATAGCAGCACACGGCCAGAAAAACAACACCAAACAGCGTGGCAATCACTTGTTCGACAAAGCGGCTATCGTCCAAGACCATCCTGTAGAATTCCCACAGGGCGATAGCGCAGACAACACACAAAGCCAAAGTAAACCAGACCGTATCAAACGCAAGGGTCAACAATAAAACGACCGGCAGAGCGATCAAAGCAGTAATGAGACGTTGTTTAATGGGACCCCTCCTCTACAATCAGTTCGGATCAACCGCACCGAAACGACGGCTACGGGACTCAAAATCGTCTAACGCTTCTTTAAGCTGTTCCACTGTAAAATCAGGCCACAAACAGGAGCAAAAATAGAGTTCCGTGTAAGCCATCTGCCACAATAGAAAATTACTGATCCGCATCTCACCACTGGTCCGGATCAGCAGATCGGGGTCAGGAGTCCCCTGTGTATCCAAGTAGCTGGAAAAAACGTCTTCGGTAATTTCACCCTCAGACAGGTTTCCGTTTTTGATATCGCCGGCAAGCCGGCGAACCGCTCGCAGTACTTCGTCACGAGCACCATAAGACAACGCCAAAGTTAAGGTTAACCCGGCATTCTCTCGAGTTGTATCGATCGTTTCCTTAAGTGAAGCATAAATTTCTTTCGGCAAGCGACTCAAATCACCAATCACCCGAAAACGGATGCGATGCTTTAGCAACATCGGCAATTCACTGCTCAGGTACTGGCCCAGCAACGCCATAAGCGACTGGACTTCCTCATCAGGACGCGACCAGTTTTCCGAACTGAACGCGTACAGGGTCAGATAACGAATCCCCAGGGTTGAGCACTCTTCAACAACCGTGCGAACCGTTGATACACCCTGCTGATGCCCGGCAATACGCGGCAAACCACGTCGTTGCGCCCAACGGCCATTTCCATCCATGATAATGGCAATATGTTCAGGCAGAGCCATAGACCTTTTCCTTCGTTCTCATCTGATTGCGTCGTGGTAAAACGGTCGACAGGAGAGTCCTGTAACAAGCAGCTTAATAAGAGCATGAAAATTTAGCATGAACCAGAAGCGGGGGCAATAGAACAGGTCCGCCGATTGAGAAAAAACCAACAATAAAGGGGACCCTCTTGAGAGTCCCCTTTGATTTATCAAAAGAGCTGGTCGTATTTATACTTCCATGAGCTCTTTTTCTTTTTCAGCAACAATATCGTCGCATTTTTGAACGTACTTATCCGTCAGATCCTGCATGTCCTTCTCAGAACGTTTGAGATCATCCTCAGTAATTTCTTTTTCTTTTTCGAGCTTTTTCAACGCATCGTTGCCGTCACGACGACTACTGCGGATACTGATCTTCGCTTCTTCACTCTTTGCCTTGACCAGTTTGACCATCTCCTTACGGCGTTCTTCCGTTAACGGAGGAATTGAAATACGGATCAAATCACCATCGGACGATGGTGTCAGGCCCAGATCCGATTTAAAAATGGCCTTTTCGATCTCCGGCAACAGATTCTTTTCCCAGGGTTGAATCGTAATCAGACGGGCCTCAGGAACCGAAAGCGTGCCAACCTGATTCAATGGGGTCGGTGTTCCATAATAATCAACGCGCACTTCATCAAGCAACGAGACGGAAGCTCGTCCGGTCCTGACTTTGCTCAACTCTCGCTTGAGAGCTTCAATGGCGCCGTCCATAGACTTGCGCTCTTTTGACATGATGTCTTTAACCATCTAAGACTCTCCTTTGACGATAGTGCCAATGGCTTCACCCAGCACAACCTTTTTGATATTTCCGGGCTGGGTCAGGTTGAAAACCAGAATCGGCAGGTCATTATCCATACATAAAGAGGTCGCTGTGGCGTCCATCACCTGCAGGCCCTTCTGAAGCACATCCAGATAGGAGAGAGAATCATATTTTTTCGCTGCAGGGTTTTTCGCTGGATCAGCATCAAAAACACCATCCACCTTGGTTGCCTTGAGGATCACCTCCGCACCGATTTCCATGGCGCGCAAACTGGCTGCCGTATCCGTGGTGAAATACGGGTTACCGGTTCCCGCAGCAAATATCACCACACGCCCTTTTTCAAGATGGCGCACGGCACGGCGGCGAATATAGGGCTCGGCAATCTCGCGCATTTCAATGGCAGACTGCACCCGGGTAATCACATCGACCTTTTCCAACGCATCCTGGAGTGCCAGGCTGTTCATAACGGTGGCTAACATCCCCATATAATCAGCACTGGCACGATCCATACCGGCAGAAGATGCCGCCAGCCCACGGAAGATATTGCCGCCGCCAATAACCAGAGCAACCTGCACGCCGAGATCAATCACTTCACGGATCTCGCCGGCAATGCCACTGATGATCTCAGGATCAATCCCATAACCATTATTGCCGGCCAGGGCTTCACCGCTAAGTTTGAGCAATATTTTCTTGAATTTCGGGCCTCTATCGGACATCAATCCACCTCTCAGACGATATGTAAAATTACTTGGTCAGGGCAGCAACCTCAGCGGCGAAATCGTCAGCGCGCTTTTCAATACCTTCGCCAAGCTGATAACGCTCATAATTAACCAACGTCACATCAGCACCGATCTGCTTGGCCAATGCATCAACAACTTTGTTGACCTTCTGATCCGGGTCAATGACAAAGGCTTGCTCAAGCAGACAGATCTCACCGAAAAACTTGTTGATTTGACCGAGAATAATTTTCTCAATGATGTTATCAGGCTTGCCACTCTCTTTTGCCTTGACGCGCATGATGTCTTTTTCTTTTTCAACAACATCCTCAGGAACGTCGTCACGGCACAGATATTGAGGGCTGGCGGCAGCAACATGCATGGCAATTTGACGAGCCGTGGCTGCAACAGCGGGATCATCGGCCTTTTCTGTTTGCAGCTCAACCAGGACACCAATTTTGCCACCGGCGTGAATATACGATTCGACAACGCCGGAAGTCACTTCGCTGCGAGCGAAACGACGAATATTGAGATTCTCGCCGATCGTGGCGATCTGATGGGTCAACTCCTCACCGACATTACGGCCGGTACCGGGAAACGGCAATGCTTTCAACGCATCAAGATCCGACGGAGCAGACTCGGCAACAACCGCTGCAACAGCGGATGAAAAGTTGCAAAAGGCATCATTCTTAGCAACGAAATCAGTCTCGGCATTGACCTCTACCAGTACGCCGACAGAACCTTCACCGGCAGCGACAATTGCGCCTTCGGCAGCAACACGACCGGATTTTTTAGCGGCAGCAGACAGACCTTTTTTACGCAGGAAATCAATTGCGTCCTCAAGATTACCGTCCGTTTCAGCCAAAGCTTTTTTACAATCCATCATCCCCGCGCCTGTTTTAGAACGCAGTTCAGCCACCATTGATGCAGTAATTTTAGCCATAATTCGCCTCCTGTTCCACTATTTGTGGGAACATTCTTAACATAAAATCATCGATTGAATCGTTTATACACAATAAAGACGTGAAAAAAGCGACCAGATGCCTGGTCGCTTTCAGTCCTACTGACACATGAGGTCTAGGCTTCTTTCGCTTCGCCTTCAACCACTTCAGTTGTTTTTTCAGCCGCAGATGCGCCTTCATTTTCAGAGCAGATCGCCGCTTCACGTGCCTGTGCACCTTCAATGCTGGCATCCGCCATACTGGAAACAAACAGGCGAATCGCCCTAATAGCGTCATCATTACCGGGAATGATGTAATCAATTTCATCCGGATCACAGTTGGTGTCGACAACAGCGACAACAGGGATTCCCAGTTTTTTGGCTTCACATACGGCAATGGCTTCTTTCTTGGGATCAATGACAAACATTGCGCCCGGAAGCTTGGTCATCCCTTTGATACCACCGAGGTTTTTCTCCAGCTTGATCCGCTCACGATCAAGTTGCAGACACTCTTTTTTGGTCAGCAATTCAAACGTGCCGTCTTCAGCCATGGTTTCAATTTTTTTCAGGCGGTCGATGCTGCCTTTGATGGTAGCAAAGTTGGTCAGCATACCACCGAGCCAGCGATGATTAACATAGTACTGGCCTGCGCGATCAGCTTCTTCACGAATGGAATCTTGCGCCTGCTTCTTGGTACCGACAAACAGGATGCTGTCGCCATTTTCGACAACGCTCTTTACAAAGCTGTATGCCGTACGGAAATAACGCACCGTCCGTTGCAGATCGATGATGTAAATTCCATTACGGGCACCGAAAATGTAAGGTTTCATTTTCGGGTTCCAACGCTTGGTCTGGTGACCGAAGTGAACACCCGCTTCGAGCAGCTGTTTCATTGTAACTTTTGCCATTGTTCTTCCTCTCATTTCACGTGGTTTAACCTCCGCCTCCATGAAAGCTCGCTATCGTCATTTACCCCACTGGTAAACACCACGCTTGTAACCATGAAGACGTGCGTCGTTTAACGTACCGCGCTTAAATAACATAGCCCCTGCCCCACCGCAAGGAAAAACATCCTTTTAAAGACGCAGAAGTTTACAATTTTTCGCAACTGTAATACCATCCTGCGGTTATGTCATCACTTCGGTTGCAAACATATATTTCGCGGGAAATCGTCGCTCCGTTTCTGCTCAGTCTGGTGCTGTTTACCTTTGTCCTTCTGCTGAGCCGACTGTTGAAACTGATCGAAATGGTGGTCGACAAAGGGGTGGCGGTCAGTGAGATTTTGCATCTCTTTGCCTGTCTGCTGCCCTCATTCTTCGTTATCACCGTCCCGTTGTCATTTCTTCTGGCTGTCATGCTGGCGTTTGGCCGGCTTTCTTCGGATAGTGAGATCGTCGCCATGAAGGCGGCCGGATTCAGTCTTTATCGGCTCACCCAGCCGGTTCTTGTCATCGCTCTTGGGGTATGCGCCTTCACAGCCTATTTAACCCTGATCGCTGAGCCGGCCGGCCGCGTTAAACTGGAAAAACGGCTTATCAACATTGCCTACAGCAAGGCCGCAGTCGCCCTGCAACCTCAAATCTTCAATGAAGAGTTTGACGGACTGATGCTGTACGCCAACAGTGTGGATAATCAGACCAACACCATGACCGGGGTCTTTATCAGCGACGAACGCATGGGCAACACACCGTCAATCATTGTCGCGCGACGCGGTGAAATTCGTTCTGACCGCAGTAACGGCAGCTTGTTGATGCATTTACGAGACGGCTCAATCCATCGCCCGGTGGTACGCGAAGGCAAGCGTTCGTATCAAGTGGTTGATTTTCAAAGCTACGATGTCAACCTGAGTCTGAATACGGCCGACAAAGAAGACAAAGCTCTTCATCTCAAACCGAAAGAGATGTCTACCAAAGCTCTGATGCAGCCGGCCCCCGAGCTCCCCGAAGAAAAACAACGTGAGCGGCGCGTTGAACTGATGGAACGAATGGTCCTGCCCTTTTCACCGTTAATCTTTGCCCTGTTGGCGGTGCCATTGGGAATCCGCTCTCATCGCTCCCCTAAAGGCGGCGGTTTTTCCATTGCCCTGTTTATCTTCCTGTCTTATTACCTGTGCCTGTCCGTGGCCAAAACCATGGTACAGGAGAACAACTGGCCCCTGCTGGGCAGTTTGTGGGGACCAAGCGTGGTTTTTATCCTTGCCGGTATTCTGTTGCTGATCCGGGCTGCCCAGGAACGGCCGCTGCCGGGCAGCGGACTGGCGACGGTATTTTATGATGGCTTATCCACGATTTTTTACCGCAAAAAGGATCAGCCATGACACTGATTCAGCGCTATCTGCTCACAACGTTCACCAAAATCACCAGCCTGTCTTTGGCGGCCTTTGTCGGCATCTACCTGCTGGTCGATTTTTTTGAAAAAGTGGATGATTTTCTTGAACATGAGGCAGCTACGCATCTCTACATCAGTTATTTCGCCTGGAAAATCCCACTGATTGTCTCCCAGATGCTGCCCTTGACAATCCTGATGGGCACCTTTCTGACTCTGGGCGGATTCACGAAGACCAATGAGTTGACGGCCATGCGTGCCGGGGGCATCGGTTTACAGCGCATTGTTATCCCGTTCCTTATTGCCGCGACCCTTCTGACCGGGATTAATTTCGCATTAAATGAATTTCTGGTCCCCATAGGAACCCAACGCGCCAACTATATTTTTCGCACAGAGGTCAGAGGCAAAGCTCAAATGCTGGCCAAGCGCAACAATCTCTGGTTCCGTGAAGCCAACACCCTCTATCATATTCAGTTGGCACTGCCTGAGAAACAGCAACTCCGCGGGATTTCCCTCTACCTGGTGGACGATCAACTGAACTTGCTGAGCCGCATCGAGGCGCAGGAAGCTACGTTCAAAGATGACCAGTGGCAGGCAGAGCACGTTATTGTGCGTCACTTTGCCCCCCAAGAGCGCCACCTGACCGCTCAGAACAACCAGGAGTTGCTGCTTCTACCGTTAAAGAAAACACCGGAGGACTTTGGGACGATCTCTGGAAAAAATGAAGAGCTGAATTTTGCCCAGCTGTCGAGAATCAGCGCCCAGATGCAACGCGAAGGCCTCGATGCAACACGCTACCGTGTCGACATGTACTCACGACTGTCCACCCCGTTTGCCTGCATCATCATGGCCTTTCTGGCGATCCCCTTTGCCTTGCAGAAGAGTCGCAATGTCAACCTTTCGCTGGGGATCTCCATCAGTGTGTTGATCGGCATTTCTTTTTTTATCGTCCAGTCGACCCTTATTGCCCTGGGCTATTCAACCGTCTTGCCACCACTGATCGCAGCCTGGGCCGCCAACATCATCTTTGCCCTGGTCGGCATGTTCCTGCTTTTATCCACCCGCGATTAGCCTAAAACACAACAGGCGTACAGCTCATGCTGTACGCCTGTTGTGTTCAATAAAACAAACGCTCCCGTCATCGATCGCTTGACTTTTCGACGTGCGTCGTTGAAAAACCTCCAGAGGGAACTTTTTTCAACATCTCGTTAATAGCGGTAATGCTCCGGTTTGTAGGGACCTTCAATCTTGATATCCAAGTAGTCGGCCTGCTTCTGAGTCAACGTGGTCAGCTTGGCTCCGAGCTTACCGAGATGCAGACGCGCCACTTTTTCATCCAGAACTTTCGGCAGCACGTACACCTGCTTTTCATACTGATCATTGTTCAGCCACAGTTCGATTTGCGCCAACACCTGATTGGCGAAGCTGTTGCTCATGACAAAACTGGGGTGCCCTGTTGCGCAGCCGAGATTCACCAGACGCCCACGCGCCAGCAAGGTAATCCGCTTGCCGTCAGGCCATTCAATCTGATCAACCTGCGGCTTGATTTCATGAACCGTCAGGCTGTTATCACTGAACAGCGACTCGACTTGAATTTCGGAATCAAAATGACCGATATTGCAGACAATCGCCTGATCTTTCATCTGGTCCATGTGACTGCGATTGATAACATCGACATTACCGGTTGTCGTGACGAAAATGTCGCCCCAGCGACAGGCTTCATCCATATCAACCACATTGAAGCCTTCCATACATGCCTGCAGGGCACAGATCGGGTCAATTTCCGTGACCGACACCATGGCCCCCATGCCCCGAAAAGCCTGAGCACAGCCTTTACCGACATCGCCATAACCGAGAACGACACACTGTTTACCGGCGACCATGACGTCAGTTGCCCGTTTGATGCCGTCGATCAGCGACTCACGGCAGCCATAAAGGTTATCAAACTTACTTTTGGTCACGGAGTCGTTGACGTTGAACGCCGGAAACATCAAGGCGTTGTCGCGGGCCATCTGGTATAGGCGGTGAACACCGGTGGTGGTTTCTTCGCTCACTCCAATCAGATGGGCAGAAATTTTATGCCAGAACTGCGGATCTTCTTGCAGAGTTTTATTGAGCAGCGTATCGAGAATCTGCACTTCTTCATGGTCCCGACAAATGTCCGGAAGTCGGCCGCTGGCTTCGTATTCCTTTTCCCGGGCAACGCCACGGTGCACGAGCAATGTCGCATCACCGCCATCATCGAGAATCATGGTCGGGCCCTCTGGGAACGACAGGGTCTTCTTGGTAAACTCCCAGTATTCTTCAAGCGACTCGCCCTTGTAAGCGAAGACCGGAACACCGGTTTCAGCAATGGCTGCGGCAGCGTGATCCTGGGTGGAAAAAATATTGCAACTGGCCCAGCGCACATCAGCCCCAAGTGCCACCAGCGTCTCGATAAGCACGGCAGTCTGAATCGTCATATGCAATGAACCGGAGATACGCGCCCCTTTGAGAGGTTTCTGCGCCTGATACTCTTCACGCACCGCCATCAAACCGGGCATCTCCGTTTCGGCGATGGTAATTTCTTTACGACCCCAGGCGGCCAGAGCCATATCTTTAACAATCGATTCTTCAGACATCGAACTCATCAATCTCTCCTTTAACAGCTGATAAACGATGACGGAACACGCTATCCGCACACCATGGCAGAGATAACAGCACCATCAGATAAAACATAACAGCGAGAAAAATCGCTGCCACACTATGCCAGAAACGGCAATCGATCTTTGTGAGAATTGTCACGTTCCAGCGTTCGATAATCTTTCGTCCTAAACGCGGTGAGCCGACCAGCCACCACGAGAGGCGAAAAGGGATGACCCAAAGATAGCGCACAACGGCGGATCCGCAACCATACCAGAAACGCCACCACCCGGACAGGGGCAATTGCCACAGTCGACGCATCAAAGCGATCAGCGAACGAACAATGCCGTGATCAGAGCGATAACTGCCCATGGCACACGGCAGTAAAGAGCGTTCACCACTGGCAAGAATCAACAGAAGAACAGCATTGAGACACTGACGACACCAGAGCCCCTCCTCCTCATAGCGCCGACTGGAGGTGGTCAAGGTGCCGGGCAAATGGATCATGCGCCCTGCACATGAGATGCGCTCGACCAGTTCGACATCCTCAAGAACAGGCAGGGACTCATCATAGCCCTGCAAGTCATGCCAGACGGTTCGGTGGAGCATTAACCCCTGATCTCCAAAGATGGTTCCCGGCAGATTCAATGCGGCTTTTTCGGCAAGATAGCGATAAAAACGGGGCCGAAGCGCCTCACCGTTGAATTTTAACAAAAAATGACCGGCAACAGGATCGCCACCCAACCATTCATTTTCCAAAGCTCGGACCGCCTGTAAAAACAACTCCGGTTGAGCCCAAACACTGTCGGCATGCAAAAACAACAACCAGCGACCATGAGCCAGCCGGCCGCCACGATTCAGCTGACAGCTTCGGCCACGCTCCCCCTGTACTAAAACGACCTGATGGAGCGAGCAGGATTGATAATGGTCAATGAGGTCTGTGGAGCGATCTTTGGAACCACCATCACTGAAAATAATCTCCAGAGACAGGCTGACTTGAGACTCCAAGGCGGCAAACAGACCGGGCAAAGCGTCCTGTTCGTTGAACACGGGGATGATAACGGAAAGATCGAAGAAGGGATCGCAGTGAGTCATCGCATCAAAATCAGATCGAAGTTTCCTGCGCAACATGGGAACAAACCGGCCAGGCTCACCAAGGAGCCTGGCCGAAAATCACCTAAAGACCGGCACGACTGCGCAGCGACTCAACCCGGTCCGTTTTCTCCCAGGTGAAGTCAGGCAGTTCACGACCAAAATGGCCATAAGCCGCTGTAGGACGATAAATGGGGCGCAGCAGCTCCAGCGTTTCAATAATGCCGGCCGGACGCAGGTCAAATTCATCCTGAACGATGCGGGCAATTTTGTCCGAAGCAATCACTCCGGTTCCAAACGCATTGATCATGACACTGACCGGCTCGGCAACGCCGATGGCGTAGGCGATCTGGACTTCGCATTTTTCAGCCAGCCCGGCGGCGACAACATTCTTCGCCACATAGCGCGCCATATAGGAAGCACTGCGATCCACTTTGGATGGATCCTTTCCGGAAAAGGCACCACCGCCGTGAGATCCCTGACCACCATAAGTATCGACAATAATTTTACGACCGGTCAGACCGCAGTCACCCATGGGGCCGCCGACGACAAAGCGCCCCGTCGGATTGATGTAGTACTTGGTCTTGGCATCAAGAAGATCAACAGGAAGGACCTTTTTGACAACTTCCTCCATGACGGCTTCTTCGATCTGTGCCAATGTCACCTCGGGATTGTGCTGAGTCGAAACAACCACAGCATCAATGCGAGACGGCTTGTCATCAATATATTCAATCGACACCTGCGATTTGCTGTCGGGGCGAAGGAAATTAACAACACCCT
This region of uncultured Desulfuromonas sp. genomic DNA includes:
- a CDS encoding glycosyltransferase; translated protein: MTHCDPFFDLSVIIPVFNEQDALPGLFAALESQVSLSLEIIFSDGGSKDRSTDLIDHYQSCSLHQVVLVQGERGRSCQLNRGGRLAHGRWLLFLHADSVWAQPELFLQAVRALENEWLGGDPVAGHFLLKFNGEALRPRFYRYLAEKAALNLPGTIFGDQGLMLHRTVWHDLQGYDESLPVLEDVELVERISCAGRMIHLPGTLTTSSRRYEEEGLWCRQCLNAVLLLILASGERSLLPCAMGSYRSDHGIVRSLIALMRRLWQLPLSGWWRFWYGCGSAVVRYLWVIPFRLSWWLVGSPRLGRKIIERWNVTILTKIDCRFWHSVAAIFLAVMFYLMVLLSLPWCADSVFRHRLSAVKGEIDEFDV
- the metK gene encoding methionine adenosyltransferase, with the protein product MTDFMFTSESVSEGHPDKMADQISDAVLDAILTQDNTARVACETLVTTGMAMLAGEITTHARIDYADIVRQTIREIGYVGSDVGFDADTCAVMTSLDRQSPDISQGVTAGEGLHKEQGAGDQGLMFGFACNDTPQLMPMPIVYAHNLTQRLAAIRKEGVVNFLRPDSKSQVSIEYIDDKPSRIDAVVVSTQHNPEVTLAQIEEAVMEEVVKKVLPVDLLDAKTKYYINPTGRFVVGGPMGDCGLTGRKIIVDTYGGQGSHGGGAFSGKDPSKVDRSASYMARYVAKNVVAAGLAEKCEVQIAYAIGVAEPVSVMINAFGTGVIASDKIARIVQDEFDLRPAGIIETLELLRPIYRPTAAYGHFGRELPDFTWEKTDRVESLRSRAGL
- the ahcY gene encoding adenosylhomocysteinase, coding for MSSMSEESIVKDMALAAWGRKEITIAETEMPGLMAVREEYQAQKPLKGARISGSLHMTIQTAVLIETLVALGADVRWASCNIFSTQDHAAAAIAETGVPVFAYKGESLEEYWEFTKKTLSFPEGPTMILDDGGDATLLVHRGVAREKEYEASGRLPDICRDHEEVQILDTLLNKTLQEDPQFWHKISAHLIGVSEETTTGVHRLYQMARDNALMFPAFNVNDSVTKSKFDNLYGCRESLIDGIKRATDVMVAGKQCVVLGYGDVGKGCAQAFRGMGAMVSVTEIDPICALQACMEGFNVVDMDEACRWGDIFVTTTGNVDVINRSHMDQMKDQAIVCNIGHFDSEIQVESLFSDNSLTVHEIKPQVDQIEWPDGKRITLLARGRLVNLGCATGHPSFVMSNSFANQVLAQIELWLNNDQYEKQVYVLPKVLDEKVARLHLGKLGAKLTTLTQKQADYLDIKIEGPYKPEHYRY